One genomic segment of Mesoterricola silvestris includes these proteins:
- a CDS encoding cytochrome b N-terminal domain-containing protein, with protein MSKETASPSLLTAVKELPGNVWKSLFRNPLPTNDLERSSTSFTNFFLHIHPVKVHKNTLRPSYTLGLGLISFFLFMILVVTGILLMFYYVPSTTQAYDRMLDLRGSVAFGTILRNMHRWSAHGMVAVVVMHLCRVFLTGSYKKPREFNWVLGVVLLLLTLLMSFTGYLLPWDQLAFWAITVGTAIAGYAPIVGKDIQFLLMGGSTVGQEALLRFYVLHVAVLPAVLTLSIAIHFWRIRKDGGLSRPADADPTPPMEMAGSAADPRPSTLDGKKTYGLQGLVRGPLTKVNNIPDNTVFSWPNLFMSELFVFVMTLAVVLVLALLFNAPLEEPVNVMHPPNPAKAPWYFLGLQEMVSYSAFWGGIGVPGIFVGLLLLTPYLDRSPKGVGKWFSRDRLLANTIFLTFLLANVIFVIIGTFFRGPNWAFVTPW; from the coding sequence ATGAGCAAAGAGACGGCAAGCCCCTCCCTCCTGACCGCGGTCAAGGAACTGCCCGGGAACGTGTGGAAGTCCCTCTTCCGCAATCCCCTGCCCACCAACGACCTGGAGCGTTCCAGCACCAGCTTCACGAACTTCTTCCTGCACATCCACCCCGTGAAGGTGCACAAGAACACGCTCCGGCCTTCCTACACCCTGGGCCTCGGCCTGATATCGTTCTTCCTCTTCATGATCCTGGTCGTCACCGGGATCCTGCTGATGTTCTACTACGTGCCCAGCACGACCCAGGCCTACGACCGCATGCTGGACCTGCGGGGCAGCGTGGCCTTCGGCACCATCCTGCGCAACATGCACCGGTGGTCCGCCCACGGCATGGTCGCGGTGGTGGTCATGCACCTGTGCCGGGTGTTCCTCACGGGCTCGTACAAGAAGCCGCGGGAGTTCAACTGGGTGCTGGGCGTCGTGCTGCTTCTGCTGACCCTGCTCATGAGCTTCACGGGCTACCTGCTGCCCTGGGACCAGCTGGCCTTCTGGGCCATCACCGTGGGCACCGCCATCGCCGGCTACGCGCCCATCGTGGGCAAGGACATCCAGTTCCTGCTCATGGGCGGCTCCACCGTGGGCCAGGAGGCGCTGCTGCGCTTCTACGTGCTCCACGTCGCGGTGCTCCCCGCCGTGCTGACGCTCTCCATCGCCATCCACTTCTGGCGCATCCGCAAGGACGGCGGCCTCTCCCGGCCCGCCGACGCCGATCCCACCCCCCCCATGGAAATGGCCGGCTCCGCCGCGGACCCCAGGCCCTCCACCCTGGACGGGAAGAAGACCTACGGCCTGCAGGGCCTGGTGCGCGGGCCCCTCACCAAGGTCAACAACATCCCCGACAACACCGTCTTCTCCTGGCCGAACCTCTTCATGTCCGAGCTGTTCGTGTTCGTCATGACCCTGGCGGTGGTCCTGGTGCTTGCGCTGCTGTTCAACGCGCCCCTGGAGGAGCCGGTGAACGTCATGCATCCGCCCAATCCGGCCAAGGCGCCCTGGTACTTCCTGGGCCTGCAGGAAATGGTCTCCTACTCCGCCTTCTGGGGCGGCATCGGGGTCCCGGGCATCTTCGTGGGGCTGCTGCTGCTGACGCCCTACCTGGACCGCTCCCCCAAGGGGGTGGGCAAGTGGTTCTCCCGGGACCGGCTCCTGGCCAACACGATCTTCCTGACCTTCCTGTTGGCGAACGTCATCTTCGTCATCATCGGCACGTTCTTCCGCGGTCCCAACTGGGCCTTCGTTACCCCTTGGTGA
- a CDS encoding c-type cytochrome, whose protein sequence is MRFALAVGTFLILVIHGVILYNQFSHKWEVHQIAYFNQAKAMAKGDAERASLEARSPRIEQTVVADFGETRVDRCITCHIAADDPRFATYQQPLKTHPYSTAMGDVQKNGKWERRHKFSEFGCTVCHDGQGRGLSPRDAHGEDEYWPDPLLGAATQENWRKDFVPMLRGKEYLEANCAQCHTGASFSGTPTVRRGMELFYASNCYGCHRIEGLSDGTIGPDLTEVGRKFKIDYIYARIKDPKSILATSIMPRFNMLSDPDIKALVVFLKSRKGKNFSETEMDRYRLRATGGAELVQAHIKPVAINPAQMAKQGEQLVLDRACTACHKLGAKDGAIAPDLSFEGLLKTPAWLEAHFRNPRSTMADSIMPAFRFTEDEFKAMTAYLSGLKAAPALPSPEATYKALCLRCHGDKGNGLGPIAEHLDPSPRDFTKAAFMNSKPMDRLVASVRKGVEGTSMPAWEKLLDENQAKAVLGYIQTAFVKEPRQEPKARAVPAVNPVASSPESIARGEATFLNRCTGCHGRKGDGKGPNALDILPKPRNLRNNLFMAGVGDPRLFESILYGVQGTAMPSWIDYGLSNNDVGDLVNFLRNFNPKPKGGQNAGTI, encoded by the coding sequence ATGAGATTCGCACTCGCCGTCGGAACGTTCCTGATCCTCGTGATCCACGGGGTCATCCTCTACAACCAGTTCAGCCACAAATGGGAAGTGCACCAGATCGCCTACTTCAACCAGGCCAAGGCCATGGCCAAGGGCGACGCGGAACGGGCCTCCCTGGAGGCGCGGAGCCCGCGCATCGAGCAGACCGTGGTGGCCGACTTCGGGGAGACCCGGGTGGACCGCTGCATCACCTGCCACATCGCGGCCGACGATCCCCGGTTCGCCACCTACCAGCAGCCCCTGAAGACCCACCCCTATTCCACCGCCATGGGCGATGTGCAGAAGAACGGCAAGTGGGAGCGCCGGCACAAGTTCAGCGAGTTCGGCTGCACCGTGTGCCACGACGGGCAGGGCCGGGGCCTCAGCCCCCGGGACGCCCACGGGGAGGACGAGTACTGGCCCGACCCCCTCCTGGGCGCGGCCACCCAGGAGAACTGGCGCAAGGATTTCGTGCCCATGCTCAGGGGCAAGGAGTACCTGGAGGCCAACTGCGCCCAGTGCCACACCGGCGCCTCCTTCAGCGGCACCCCCACCGTGCGCAGGGGCATGGAGCTCTTCTACGCCAGCAACTGCTACGGCTGCCACCGCATCGAGGGCCTCTCGGACGGCACCATCGGGCCGGACCTCACCGAGGTGGGCCGCAAGTTCAAGATCGACTACATCTATGCCCGCATCAAGGATCCCAAGTCCATCCTGGCCACCTCCATCATGCCCCGGTTCAACATGCTCTCCGATCCGGACATCAAGGCCCTGGTGGTCTTCCTGAAGAGCCGCAAGGGCAAGAACTTCTCCGAGACCGAAATGGACCGCTACCGCCTGCGCGCCACCGGCGGCGCGGAACTGGTGCAGGCCCACATCAAGCCCGTGGCCATCAACCCCGCGCAGATGGCCAAGCAGGGCGAGCAGCTGGTCCTGGACCGGGCCTGCACGGCCTGCCACAAGCTGGGCGCCAAGGACGGCGCCATCGCGCCCGACCTCAGTTTCGAAGGGCTCCTCAAGACGCCCGCTTGGCTGGAAGCGCACTTCCGCAATCCACGCTCCACCATGGCCGATTCCATCATGCCGGCCTTCCGGTTCACCGAGGACGAGTTCAAGGCCATGACGGCCTACCTCTCCGGGCTCAAGGCCGCCCCGGCCCTGCCCAGCCCCGAGGCCACCTACAAGGCGCTCTGCCTTCGCTGCCACGGGGACAAGGGCAACGGCCTGGGCCCCATCGCCGAGCACCTGGATCCCTCGCCCCGGGACTTCACCAAGGCGGCCTTCATGAACTCCAAGCCCATGGACCGCCTCGTGGCCTCCGTGCGCAAGGGCGTGGAGGGCACCTCCATGCCGGCCTGGGAAAAGCTGCTGGACGAGAACCAGGCCAAGGCCGTGCTGGGCTACATCCAGACCGCCTTCGTCAAGGAGCCCCGGCAGGAGCCCAAGGCCCGCGCCGTCCCCGCCGTCAACCCGGTGGCCTCCAGCCCCGAATCCATCGCCCGGGGCGAAGCCACCTTCCTGAACCGGTGCACCGGCTGCCACGGCCGCAAGGGCGACGGCAAGGGCCCCAACGCCCTGGACATCCTTCCCAAGCCCCGGAACCTGCGCAACAACCTCTTCATGGCCGGCGTGGGCGACCCGCGGCTCTTCGAATCCATCCTCTACGGCGTCCAGGGCACCGCGATGCCCTCCTGGATCGATTACGGTCTCAGCAACAACGATGTGGGCGATCTCGTCAACTTCCTCAGGAACTTCAATCCCAAACCCAAGGGGGGCCAGAATGCAGGAACAATTTAG